A single region of the Lactobacillus xylocopicola genome encodes:
- a CDS encoding WecB/TagA/CpsF family glycosyltransferase: MDKVNVLGVDFDNKSFKQFQSEFSNRIDSHQSTLVVTANPEIVMTANENPEFMKILRRTADYITPDGIGIIKAGKILGTPLKERVTGYDLFVWLLKVANEQKLRIYLVGAKPEVLAAVQERIGREYGGIDLVGAEDGYFDDDLEIIAYQIKQKQPDLVFAALGSPRQEQLLTLLRRDRLAALMMGVGGSFDVFSGKVKRAPQFWQKLHLEWLYRLLKNPRRFKRILVLPQFVLEVYHSRTGKR; the protein is encoded by the coding sequence ATGGATAAAGTAAATGTTTTGGGTGTTGATTTTGATAATAAAAGTTTTAAGCAATTTCAATCTGAATTTAGCAACCGCATTGACTCACATCAATCAACTTTGGTTGTAACTGCAAATCCCGAAATCGTAATGACAGCGAATGAAAACCCTGAATTTATGAAAATTTTGCGGCGTACGGCGGACTATATTACCCCTGATGGTATTGGTATTATCAAGGCAGGCAAGATTCTTGGCACACCGCTAAAAGAACGCGTTACAGGTTATGACTTGTTTGTCTGGTTACTTAAAGTGGCAAATGAACAGAAGTTGCGAATTTATTTAGTTGGCGCCAAACCAGAAGTGCTGGCGGCCGTGCAGGAGCGAATCGGTCGTGAGTATGGCGGTATTGACTTGGTGGGAGCAGAAGATGGGTATTTTGATGACGATTTAGAAATTATCGCCTATCAGATTAAGCAAAAACAGCCAGACCTGGTTTTTGCAGCCCTAGGTTCACCGCGTCAGGAGCAACTATTGACTCTCCTGCGTAGGGACCGACTAGCCGCTTTAATGATGGGGGTTGGCGGTAGCTTTGATGTTTTTTCAGGAAAGGTCAAGCGGGCCCCGCAATTTTGGCAGAAGCTGCATTTGGAGTGGCTTTACCGCTTGCTAAAAAATCCGCGTCGTTTCAAGCGAATACTGGTTTTACCGCAATTTGTGCTTGAAGTGTACCATTCAAGAACAGGGAAGAGATAA
- a CDS encoding glycosyltransferase: MKVLHVNAGLETGGGLTHIINLLKEAKKEQEDFTLLCLAAGPVADAARAAGLRVQVLGITSRYALSSLRQLSDFINQNGYEIVHSHGARANLFLALIKRKLRAQWCVTVHSDPYLDFEGRGLAGRAFTFANLRALRRADCVFAVTKRFANLVTDKVGVMPKKVHVIYNGTFFHENSEIRAKIAHPGFNLVNVARAEKIKGQELLLQALKKLDYASVHLYIAGDGPQLPHLKDLVQQLGLGPQVSFQGFLTQPQLTDLYRQMDLAVLTSYSESFPLVLLEASDHLLPLLATTVGDIEMMIPDSEHGFVTPVGDVGELTATLKSALNRPTADLKKMAAREKDYVAHHFSLQQQLTSIVRVYQELLAG, from the coding sequence ATGAAGGTTTTACATGTCAATGCAGGCTTAGAAACGGGCGGCGGGTTGACCCACATTATTAACTTACTTAAAGAAGCTAAAAAAGAGCAGGAAGACTTCACGCTCCTGTGCTTAGCTGCTGGTCCTGTTGCTGATGCTGCACGCGCAGCTGGTCTGCGAGTGCAGGTGCTGGGGATAACAAGTCGCTATGCTTTAAGTAGCCTGAGGCAGCTCAGTGACTTCATTAATCAAAATGGTTACGAAATCGTGCATAGCCACGGTGCGCGCGCCAACTTGTTTTTGGCGTTAATCAAGCGCAAGCTTAGGGCCCAGTGGTGTGTTACCGTCCATTCTGATCCCTACTTGGATTTTGAGGGGCGGGGACTGGCTGGCCGCGCTTTTACTTTTGCCAACCTGCGTGCTCTCCGGCGCGCTGACTGTGTATTTGCAGTCACCAAGAGATTTGCCAACTTGGTTACAGACAAGGTTGGCGTTATGCCCAAGAAGGTTCATGTAATCTATAACGGCACTTTTTTTCATGAAAATAGCGAAATTCGGGCTAAGATTGCTCATCCTGGTTTTAACTTGGTGAATGTTGCCCGGGCAGAAAAGATCAAGGGACAGGAATTGCTGCTGCAAGCGCTCAAAAAGTTAGATTACGCCAGTGTTCACCTGTATATTGCAGGAGATGGCCCGCAATTGCCCCACTTAAAGGACCTAGTTCAGCAACTGGGTTTAGGGCCCCAGGTAAGCTTTCAAGGGTTCCTGACGCAGCCGCAGCTTACCGACTTGTATCGGCAGATGGACCTGGCCGTTTTGACCTCTTATTCAGAAAGTTTTCCGCTGGTACTACTTGAGGCTAGCGACCACCTGCTGCCACTTTTAGCGACCACCGTCGGTGATATCGAAATGATGATTCCCGATTCAGAGCATGGTTTTGTTACCCCGGTGGGCGATGTTGGGGAGCTTACTGCTACGCTAAAAAGTGCGCTAAATAGACCAACCGCAGACTTGAAAAAAATGGCCGCGCGGGAAAAAGACTATGTTGCTCATCATTTTTCATTGCAGCAGCAGCTGACCAGCATCGTGCGAGTTTATCAGGAACTCTTGGCGGGCTAA
- a CDS encoding aminotransferase class I/II-fold pyridoxal phosphate-dependent enzyme, translated as MVNLKKYMRKGLAEVEPNPILKFADYAGKIPDVVKFTLGEPDFNTPDHIKEAAKQSIADNRSHYAPSNGTMGLRTAVSNFLRHKYGQEYDPATEVLVTTGVTESIFDTVMATLNPGDVMVVPTPMFSLYMSDESVINEGVEVVEVDTSNTQFKLTPEQLQEVLDQYGDRVRMLVMNYPTNPTGVMYSQKELDDLAAVIRNKPIFALCDEIYSELNYDQPHASMEKSLHDQVILMNGVSKAWAMTGYRIGIVCAPKDILLEIAKVHQAVVTTEPTPMQDAAEEAFANGMDDAVPMKAEFKKRRDVLYEGLMKLGFKCVKPQGAFYLFAKIPAHLEQDDTKFIYDLVDQARVAVTAGSCFDKGGAGYVRFSYAVSMPQIKEGLRRLEQYMREIKQ; from the coding sequence ATGGTTAATCTTAAAAAATATATGCGTAAGGGCTTAGCCGAGGTCGAACCGAATCCGATTCTAAAATTTGCGGATTATGCTGGTAAAATCCCCGATGTGGTTAAATTCACTTTGGGGGAACCCGATTTTAATACGCCCGACCACATTAAGGAAGCTGCTAAGCAGTCAATCGCAGACAACCGTTCCCACTATGCTCCGTCTAATGGAACAATGGGCTTAAGGACTGCAGTTAGCAACTTTTTACGCCATAAATATGGTCAAGAGTATGATCCGGCTACTGAGGTTTTAGTCACTACCGGGGTTACGGAGTCAATCTTTGACACGGTCATGGCTACGCTGAATCCTGGCGATGTGATGGTTGTTCCAACCCCAATGTTTTCGCTCTATATGTCAGATGAAAGTGTCATTAATGAAGGTGTGGAAGTTGTTGAAGTGGATACTTCGAACACCCAGTTCAAGCTGACACCTGAACAGTTGCAGGAAGTGCTTGATCAATATGGTGACCGGGTGCGGATGCTAGTGATGAACTATCCCACTAATCCAACTGGAGTAATGTACAGTCAAAAGGAACTTGATGACTTAGCCGCTGTTATCAGAAACAAGCCAATTTTTGCCTTGTGTGATGAAATATACAGTGAGCTCAACTATGACCAGCCCCATGCTTCGATGGAGAAGTCACTGCATGACCAGGTAATCCTGATGAATGGCGTGTCTAAGGCTTGGGCAATGACTGGTTATCGGATAGGAATTGTTTGTGCGCCCAAAGATATTTTGCTCGAGATTGCGAAAGTGCACCAGGCGGTCGTGACGACCGAACCAACCCCAATGCAAGATGCGGCTGAAGAAGCGTTTGCTAATGGGATGGATGATGCTGTACCAATGAAGGCTGAATTTAAGAAACGGCGCGATGTATTGTATGAAGGTTTAATGAAGCTGGGCTTTAAATGCGTCAAGCCGCAAGGGGCATTCTACTTATTTGCTAAAATTCCAGCTCACTTGGAACAGGATGATACTAAATTTATTTATGACTTAGTCGACCAAGCGCGCGTGGCAGTTACAGCCGGGTCTTGCTTTGACAAGGGGGGAGCTGGTTATGTCCGTTTCTCCTATGCGGTTTCAATGCCACAGATCAAAGAGGGCTTGCGGCGACTTGAGCAATATATGCGGGAAATTAAGCAATAA
- the alaS gene encoding alanine--tRNA ligase: MKKLTSSEFRQLFLDFFKEHDHMVLPSQSLIPQDDPTLLWINSGVATMKKYFDGSVVPKNHRITSSQKSIRTNDIENVGKTARHQTFFEMLGNFSVGDYFKKEAVTWAWEFLTSPKWLALDKEKLYCTVYPKDTETYQIWLEVGMPEDHIVKLEENFWDIGEGPCGPDSEIFYDRGQENNDVAEDDPENFPGGENARYLEIWNIVFSQYNHLANGKYVDQPHKNIDTGMGLERVLSILQDAPTNFETDLFMPLIHETEKMTSGKQYGANEADTVAFKIIADHVRTVSFAIADGALPSNTGRGYVLRRLIRRGDLNGQRLGITGSFLYKLVPIVGQIMASHYPEVTEQQDFIAKVIKNEEERFQLTLASGLNLLDELIAQAQQTGDQTIAGKDVFKLFDTYGFPYELTFETAQDAGLKINKAEFDAEMKAQKKRAREARGNLQSMGVQDETLMNLKDKSEFEYGVYEEKHARLVDIIVNDQLVDQAEGEQATLIFDKTPFYAERGGQVADHGDIFNQAGELVAKVTDVQHAPQDQNMHFVDVVLPLTKGAEYVLKIDRKRREGLRHSHTATHLLHAALRSVLGEHTHQAGSLVEPDFLRFDFTAIEPMTDQELKSVEELVNQKIWSAIEVKTTITDPENGKKMGALALFDGKYGDQVRVVEISDFSTEFCGGTHCSNTNQIGIFKITSESAIGAGLRRIEAVVSQKAYDYLASRSDLLDQIQAEVKSTKPEDIIDKVDSLEKDLHDSQKQVEELNRQVNQIKAGSIFDDVKQVGSLSVIAQKVDVNGMNDLRDLVDTWKSAAKSDVLVLAAAKAGKANMIIGLGQKARDQGLKAGDLIKQVAPLFGGGGGGRPDLAQAGGKKPEGITAAIAAVVTALSAN; the protein is encoded by the coding sequence ATGAAGAAATTGACCAGTTCCGAATTTAGACAACTATTTTTGGACTTCTTCAAGGAACATGACCACATGGTGCTACCCAGCCAATCGCTAATTCCGCAGGATGACCCGACGCTCCTCTGGATTAACTCGGGCGTAGCGACAATGAAGAAGTATTTTGACGGATCGGTTGTCCCGAAAAATCACCGCATTACTAGTTCGCAGAAATCAATTAGAACTAACGATATCGAAAATGTTGGTAAGACTGCTCGTCACCAGACCTTTTTTGAAATGCTCGGCAACTTCTCAGTTGGTGATTACTTTAAAAAAGAAGCAGTAACTTGGGCTTGGGAATTTTTGACCAGTCCCAAGTGGCTTGCTTTGGACAAAGAGAAGTTATACTGCACGGTTTATCCGAAGGATACCGAGACCTATCAAATTTGGTTGGAAGTGGGGATGCCGGAAGACCATATTGTCAAACTAGAAGAAAATTTTTGGGATATTGGAGAGGGTCCTTGTGGTCCTGACTCCGAGATTTTTTATGATCGGGGCCAAGAAAACAACGATGTGGCCGAAGATGATCCGGAAAATTTCCCTGGTGGAGAAAATGCCCGTTACCTAGAAATTTGGAATATTGTCTTTTCACAATATAACCATTTGGCCAACGGCAAGTATGTTGACCAGCCCCATAAAAATATTGATACCGGGATGGGACTTGAACGTGTTCTGTCAATTTTACAAGATGCACCAACTAACTTTGAAACTGACTTGTTTATGCCGCTTATCCATGAAACTGAAAAAATGACTTCAGGTAAGCAGTACGGTGCAAATGAGGCTGATACCGTCGCCTTTAAGATTATTGCTGACCATGTGCGCACGGTCAGCTTTGCAATTGCTGATGGGGCGCTTCCGTCTAATACTGGGCGCGGCTACGTCCTGCGGCGGTTAATTCGGCGCGGCGACCTTAATGGCCAACGACTGGGCATCACCGGGTCCTTCTTGTACAAGTTAGTGCCGATAGTCGGTCAGATTATGGCGAGTCACTACCCGGAAGTAACTGAGCAACAAGACTTCATTGCCAAGGTCATTAAAAACGAAGAAGAACGGTTCCAGCTAACGCTTGCTTCTGGTTTAAACCTGTTGGACGAGTTGATTGCTCAAGCGCAGCAGACGGGTGATCAGACCATTGCTGGTAAAGATGTCTTCAAGTTATTTGATACCTATGGTTTTCCTTATGAATTAACTTTTGAAACGGCTCAGGATGCTGGTCTGAAGATTAACAAAGCAGAATTTGACGCTGAAATGAAGGCCCAGAAGAAGCGGGCGCGTGAAGCTCGCGGTAATCTGCAGTCAATGGGGGTACAGGATGAAACCCTAATGAACCTAAAGGATAAGTCCGAGTTTGAATATGGTGTATATGAAGAAAAGCACGCGCGTCTGGTTGACATTATTGTTAATGACCAATTGGTCGACCAAGCAGAAGGCGAGCAGGCTACCCTAATCTTTGATAAGACACCATTTTACGCTGAACGCGGGGGGCAGGTTGCCGACCATGGTGACATTTTTAACCAAGCTGGTGAGTTAGTGGCTAAGGTGACCGACGTTCAACATGCTCCGCAAGACCAGAATATGCACTTTGTTGATGTTGTTTTGCCGCTAACCAAGGGCGCAGAATATGTCCTTAAGATTGATCGTAAGCGCCGTGAAGGCCTGCGGCATTCCCATACGGCGACGCACCTTTTGCACGCGGCTTTGCGCAGCGTTTTGGGTGAACACACCCACCAAGCTGGTAGTTTGGTGGAACCGGACTTTTTGCGCTTTGATTTTACAGCAATTGAGCCAATGACGGACCAGGAATTAAAGTCAGTGGAAGAGCTAGTTAATCAAAAAATCTGGTCAGCGATTGAAGTCAAAACAACCATCACTGATCCTGAAAATGGTAAAAAAATGGGTGCTTTAGCCTTATTTGACGGTAAGTATGGTGATCAAGTACGGGTAGTTGAAATCAGTGACTTTTCTACCGAATTTTGTGGCGGGACCCACTGCAGTAACACTAACCAAATTGGAATTTTTAAAATCACCTCCGAATCAGCCATTGGTGCCGGACTCAGAAGGATTGAAGCTGTCGTATCCCAAAAAGCATATGATTACCTAGCAAGCCGCTCCGATTTGCTCGATCAGATTCAAGCTGAAGTTAAGTCAACTAAGCCGGAAGACATCATAGACAAGGTTGACAGTCTTGAAAAAGACCTGCATGATAGTCAAAAGCAGGTAGAAGAGCTAAACCGGCAAGTTAACCAAATTAAGGCCGGGTCAATTTTTGATGACGTTAAACAGGTTGGTTCACTGTCAGTTATTGCGCAAAAGGTTGATGTCAATGGAATGAATGACCTACGTGACCTCGTTGATACCTGGAAGAGTGCGGCCAAGTCTGATGTTCTAGTCTTAGCCGCTGCAAAAGCCGGTAAGGCTAATATGATTATTGGCTTGGGCCAAAAAGCCCGCGACCAAGGGCTAAAGGCCGGTGATTTGATTAAGCAAGTTGCCCCGCTCTTCGGTGGTGGCGGAGGTGGTAGGCCGGATCTGGCCCAAGCCGGTGGTAAAAAGCCAGAAGGTATTACAGCGGCAATTGCAGCGGTGGTCACAGCGCTTAGTGCAAATTAA
- a CDS encoding GNAT family N-acetyltransferase, with product MIRKARVSDAAAICQLNQTQLGYDYPLAQTTSNLERLLADDQHQLLLVYEDDATAQVAGYVHAELYEETYFEPMLNVLALAVASQRQQQGIGSQLMQAVEERARRAGLNEVRLNSGAERTVAHHFYEQRGYHCSKQQKRFGKKLR from the coding sequence ATGATTAGAAAAGCAAGAGTGAGCGATGCTGCTGCTATCTGCCAACTTAATCAAACACAACTGGGTTACGACTACCCTCTGGCGCAAACAACTAGCAACTTGGAGCGGTTACTAGCAGACGACCAACATCAGCTGTTGCTGGTTTACGAGGATGATGCAACCGCTCAAGTTGCCGGATACGTGCATGCCGAATTATATGAGGAGACTTACTTTGAGCCGATGCTTAATGTTCTGGCTTTAGCAGTTGCTAGTCAGCGTCAGCAGCAAGGCATTGGCAGTCAACTGATGCAGGCAGTGGAAGAGCGTGCCAGACGAGCTGGACTTAATGAAGTTAGGTTGAATTCAGGTGCAGAACGGACCGTTGCACATCACTTTTATGAACAACGCGGCTATCACTGCAGCAAGCAGCAAAAGCGCTTTGGTAAAAAATTGCGTTAA
- a CDS encoding glycerophosphodiester phosphodiesterase gives MNGVQAKTVVFGHRGYPAKFAENSFEGFRYAIENGAEGVEFDVHLTKDGVPVVMHDERVDRTTDGTGYIKDFTLKALQRLHLTNGEPIPELEEVFKLLNERDIMINLEFKTSIVHYQGIEKIVLKLAERYNFVYPIIYSSFDYVTLKNCQEVDASQIYCYLTDADITNSAKLIKDNDFAGIHPGKLLNAQEEIIQRVWTVDDPQTAKKYFQQRIAGIFTNDFPLMTQLRNEVQEQGKF, from the coding sequence ATGAATGGCGTTCAAGCAAAGACCGTCGTGTTCGGCCATCGCGGGTACCCAGCTAAGTTCGCTGAAAATTCCTTTGAAGGCTTCCGTTATGCCATTGAAAACGGCGCAGAGGGCGTTGAATTTGATGTTCATCTGACCAAGGATGGAGTACCAGTGGTAATGCATGATGAACGGGTTGACCGCACGACCGACGGCACAGGCTATATTAAAGACTTCACCCTAAAGGCGTTACAGCGCTTGCACCTGACTAATGGTGAGCCTATTCCTGAACTTGAAGAAGTATTTAAGCTTCTTAATGAACGGGATATTATGATTAATTTGGAATTTAAAACCAGTATTGTGCACTATCAGGGCATCGAAAAAATTGTCCTGAAACTGGCGGAGCGGTACAACTTTGTCTACCCCATTATTTATTCTTCCTTTGACTATGTCACTTTAAAAAATTGTCAGGAAGTTGATGCCAGCCAAATTTATTGTTATCTGACTGATGCGGACATTACCAATTCAGCCAAATTAATTAAGGACAATGACTTTGCCGGTATTCATCCGGGGAAATTACTGAATGCCCAAGAAGAGATTATTCAACGCGTGTGGACAGTGGATGATCCGCAAACCGCCAAAAAGTATTTTCAGCAGCGGATTGCTGGTATTTTTACTAATGATTTTCCGCTTATGACCCAGTTACGCAATGAAGTACAAGAGCAGGGCAAGTTTTAA
- a CDS encoding nicotinate phosphoribosyltransferase: MFYQELGQDDSLTLHTDLYQINMMYTYFKKGIAERNAVFEAYYRQEPFGNGYSVFAGLEHAILYLQNLHFKESDLEYLRQAVGYDDDFIDYLRHFEMKLTVRSMREGEIVFANEPLLQVEGPLAQCQLVETALLNIVNFQTLLATKAARVKLAVQGDGVMEFGTRRAQEADAALWGTRAAYIGGFDSTSNVRAGKLFGIPVSGTHAHSLVEAFGSEYEAFKAYAETHRDCVFLVDTYDTVRSGVPNAIRVAQEMGNKINFQGVRIDSGDMAYISKQVRRELDNAGFPAAKIYASNDLDETTITSLKMQGAKIDVWGIGTKYITAYDQPALGAVYKLVSIEDDQGRMRDTLKISSNAVKVSTPGKKQVWRISANTQKKNEGDWIARAGVDPRKFKSLYMFHPQYNYINKVVTDYTAEPLLKPIFENGQLIYEKPQLGDIKKFCAANLDGLWDEYKRSLNPQEYPVDLAQDLYDSKMNQIQDIRSKIIKGDAM; encoded by the coding sequence ATGTTTTATCAAGAATTAGGGCAAGACGACTCGTTGACCCTGCACACGGACTTATACCAAATCAATATGATGTATACCTACTTCAAAAAAGGCATTGCCGAGCGCAATGCTGTTTTTGAAGCTTATTACCGGCAGGAACCCTTTGGCAATGGGTACTCAGTTTTTGCCGGCTTGGAGCATGCGATTTTGTATCTGCAAAATCTTCATTTTAAGGAGAGCGACCTTGAATACCTGCGTCAGGCAGTCGGTTATGATGATGACTTCATTGACTACTTGCGCCACTTTGAAATGAAGTTAACCGTGCGATCAATGCGCGAGGGTGAGATCGTCTTTGCTAATGAGCCCCTTCTTCAGGTTGAAGGACCATTAGCCCAGTGTCAGCTGGTTGAAACTGCACTGCTAAACATTGTTAACTTTCAAACGCTCTTAGCCACTAAGGCTGCTCGGGTCAAATTGGCCGTTCAGGGTGACGGTGTCATGGAATTCGGGACGAGACGGGCTCAAGAGGCCGATGCGGCCCTTTGGGGAACTAGAGCAGCTTATATTGGCGGCTTTGATTCGACCAGTAATGTGCGTGCGGGTAAGCTGTTCGGCATTCCGGTTTCTGGTACACATGCTCACTCTTTGGTTGAAGCCTTTGGGAGTGAGTACGAGGCCTTTAAAGCATATGCTGAAACTCATCGGGACTGCGTTTTTTTAGTCGATACTTATGATACGGTTCGAAGTGGCGTGCCGAATGCAATTCGAGTTGCCCAGGAGATGGGTAACAAGATCAACTTTCAGGGTGTCCGCATCGATTCCGGTGACATGGCCTACATTTCTAAGCAAGTGCGCCGCGAACTAGACAATGCGGGTTTCCCAGCAGCTAAGATTTACGCTTCCAATGATTTAGATGAAACTACCATCACCAGCTTGAAGATGCAAGGAGCCAAAATTGACGTTTGGGGGATTGGTACAAAGTATATTACAGCTTACGATCAACCTGCGCTGGGGGCGGTTTACAAGTTGGTTTCAATTGAGGATGACCAAGGCCGGATGCGGGATACCTTGAAGATTTCTTCGAATGCTGTGAAGGTTTCTACGCCCGGGAAAAAGCAAGTCTGGCGGATTTCTGCTAATACGCAAAAGAAGAATGAAGGTGACTGGATTGCGCGTGCTGGAGTTGACCCCCGTAAGTTCAAGTCACTGTACATGTTTCACCCACAATATAACTACATCAACAAGGTGGTTACCGACTATACGGCGGAACCCCTGCTTAAGCCAATCTTTGAAAATGGTCAGTTAATTTACGAAAAACCACAGTTAGGCGATATCAAAAAGTTCTGTGCGGCCAATCTGGATGGTCTTTGGGATGAGTACAAACGTAGCCTGAATCCGCAAGAATATCCCGTTGACCTTGCTCAAGACCTCTACGACAGTAAGATGAACCAGATTCAAGACATTCGGAGTAAAATTATCAAAGGAGATGCAATGTAA
- the nadE gene encoding ammonia-dependent NAD(+) synthetase yields MRPLQAKIIAYEHVLPQIDAQKEIRRSIDFLKDYLRANRFLKSYVLGISGGQDSTLTGKLCQLAITEMRQATGDQSYQFIAVRLPYGVQGDAQDAAAAIAFQQPDQDLIVNIKPAVDTMVTSLTAAGQVITDFNKGNLKARQRMVVQYAIAGANQGAVVGTDHAAENFSGFYTKYGDGAADLTPLFRLDKRQGKQMLKALGCPEQLYLKSPTADLEEDQPALPDEEALGVSYEDVDNYLEGREVPVAAAEKIEALWRKSEHKRHLPVTVFDDFYRS; encoded by the coding sequence ATGAGACCACTACAAGCAAAAATCATTGCCTATGAGCATGTTTTGCCGCAAATTGATGCTCAAAAAGAAATTAGGCGGTCAATTGATTTTTTAAAGGATTATTTGCGCGCGAATCGGTTTTTGAAATCCTATGTGCTGGGCATTTCAGGTGGTCAAGATTCAACGCTGACGGGTAAGTTATGCCAGCTGGCGATTACGGAAATGCGTCAAGCAACTGGTGATCAGTCCTACCAATTTATTGCGGTTCGCCTGCCTTACGGAGTTCAAGGCGATGCCCAAGATGCGGCCGCTGCGATTGCCTTTCAGCAACCTGATCAAGATCTGATTGTTAACATTAAACCAGCAGTCGATACGATGGTTACTAGTCTGACTGCGGCAGGGCAAGTAATCACTGACTTTAACAAGGGCAACCTTAAGGCCCGGCAACGGATGGTGGTTCAGTATGCCATCGCTGGTGCTAACCAAGGGGCTGTTGTCGGCACAGACCATGCTGCCGAAAACTTTTCAGGTTTTTATACCAAGTATGGCGATGGAGCGGCTGACCTAACGCCGCTCTTTCGGTTGGATAAGCGGCAGGGTAAGCAAATGCTCAAGGCATTAGGCTGTCCTGAACAACTCTACTTGAAGTCCCCGACGGCGGACCTTGAAGAAGACCAACCGGCCCTGCCAGACGAAGAAGCTTTAGGGGTGAGTTATGAAGACGTGGACAATTATTTGGAGGGGCGGGAAGTACCGGTAGCCGCTGCCGAAAAGATTGAAGCGCTGTGGCGAAAGAGTGAACATAAGCGGCACCTACCGGTAACGGTTTTTGACGATTTTTACCGTAGTTAA
- a CDS encoding GNAT family N-acetyltransferase, protein MAIIDEAKELLKKDGSPQWQNGNPNHAILAADIVQEQAYCLMVDQAVAGVAALVAGPEPNYDRIDGAWQNTTDQYATIHRIAISGKYRGQHLSQFFLSNLLSRGLLLGIHNFRIDTHADNQRMQALISKVGFQYRGTVWVDQTADGARYAYELNL, encoded by the coding sequence ATGGCGATTATTGATGAAGCCAAGGAGTTGTTAAAAAAAGACGGCAGTCCGCAATGGCAAAATGGCAACCCTAATCACGCAATATTGGCAGCTGATATTGTCCAGGAGCAAGCGTATTGCTTGATGGTTGATCAAGCTGTAGCGGGGGTTGCAGCCTTAGTTGCGGGACCTGAGCCAAATTACGACCGGATTGATGGCGCCTGGCAGAATACAACAGACCAGTATGCGACAATCCATCGCATAGCAATTTCTGGTAAATATCGTGGGCAACACCTTAGTCAGTTTTTCCTGTCGAATTTACTTTCACGTGGTCTGCTACTGGGAATTCATAATTTCAGAATTGATACTCATGCAGATAACCAACGCATGCAAGCCCTAATTAGCAAGGTGGGTTTCCAATATCGCGGGACGGTTTGGGTTGACCAGACTGCAGATGGTGCTAGATACGCCTATGAACTCAACTTATGA
- the tagD gene encoding glycerol-3-phosphate cytidylyltransferase codes for MKKVITYGTFDLLHYGHVRLLKRAKELGDYLIVGLSTDQFNELQKHKEAYNTYAERKYILEAIRYVDEVIPEQNWDQKATDIQKYGIDAFVMGDDWRGQFDFLKPACEVVYLARTPGISTSKIKDDLK; via the coding sequence ATGAAAAAAGTTATCACTTATGGAACATTTGACTTATTGCATTATGGCCATGTACGCCTGCTAAAACGGGCCAAGGAGCTAGGTGACTATCTTATCGTTGGTCTTTCAACTGATCAGTTCAATGAACTCCAAAAACACAAAGAAGCATATAATACTTATGCTGAACGCAAGTATATCCTTGAAGCCATCCGCTACGTTGATGAAGTTATTCCCGAACAGAATTGGGACCAAAAAGCCACCGATATCCAGAAATATGGCATCGATGCCTTTGTGATGGGGGACGACTGGCGAGGCCAGTTCGACTTTTTAAAGCCTGCTTGTGAGGTGGTCTACCTGGCACGCACCCCCGGCATTTCCACTAGTAAAATTAAAGATGACCTTAAATAA
- a CDS encoding GntR family transcriptional regulator, translating into MKEPMYIKIHNQIKREIEDHVYRVGSRIPAERQLAQKFGVSRMTLRQAIKTLEDEGILEQRLGSGTYVANQKVQEKMSGIMSFTEITHANGQAPSSKLISYRVGKPSLSETERLNLDDDQEVLRMERIRYADDVPICYEVVSIPHRLIEKLSKAEISAHLYQTLEQNGYQIGRVTEHISAAVATENAARLLDAKKGEALITRLQVTELSTGEPFEYTRASYVADRFEFTFSK; encoded by the coding sequence ATGAAAGAACCCATGTACATCAAAATTCATAACCAGATTAAACGTGAAATTGAAGACCATGTATACCGCGTCGGCAGCAGAATACCGGCTGAGCGGCAGCTTGCGCAGAAGTTTGGGGTTTCACGCATGACTCTGCGGCAGGCAATTAAAACGCTAGAAGATGAAGGGATTTTAGAGCAACGGTTGGGAAGTGGCACTTATGTAGCCAACCAAAAGGTGCAGGAAAAGATGTCGGGAATTATGTCTTTTACTGAAATCACCCACGCCAATGGTCAAGCACCCTCCAGCAAGCTGATTTCTTACCGGGTGGGTAAGCCTTCCCTGTCGGAGACCGAGCGGCTCAACCTCGATGACGACCAGGAAGTCCTGCGCATGGAACGAATTCGTTATGCGGATGATGTACCAATTTGTTATGAGGTAGTCAGCATTCCACACCGCTTAATTGAAAAGTTGTCAAAGGCCGAGATATCGGCCCACTTGTACCAGACCCTTGAGCAGAACGGTTACCAGATTGGGCGGGTAACCGAGCATATTTCAGCTGCTGTTGCAACGGAAAATGCCGCTCGTCTACTTGATGCGAAAAAGGGTGAGGCCTTAATTACGCGCCTGCAAGTTACGGAGCTGTCTACGGGGGAGCCGTTTGAATATACGCGGGCTAGCTATGTGGCTGATCGCTTTGAATTTACTTTTTCGAAATAA